One Cellulomonas soli DNA window includes the following coding sequences:
- a CDS encoding helix-turn-helix domain-containing protein has translation MDSAGLAAVLGIPRSTVERMAAAGQVPHLRVGKHIRFTPGHLGEIITDAERRPRAGVHSQSRGSARTRL, from the coding sequence ATGGACAGTGCCGGCCTGGCGGCCGTGCTCGGTATCCCACGATCGACCGTCGAGCGCATGGCTGCTGCTGGACAGGTTCCACACCTGCGGGTGGGTAAGCACATTCGATTCACCCCCGGGCACCTCGGCGAGATCATCACCGACGCCGAACGTCGCCCGCGGGCCGGTGTTCACAGCCAGAGCCGGGGGAGCGCGCGGACCCGCCTCTAG
- a CDS encoding ABC transporter ATP-binding protein, which yields MTATELLPPHVLTDPDHIVVRGVHKTYPGAPIRVLDDIDLVIARGSFVSLIGPSGCGKSTLLRAVAGLEPIDGGELTIFGATPEEACGYKAVGLVPQTPALLPWRTVAQNVSLPARVNRRAEHRRAARYGMGGPARTAGGVGTAELLDLVGLADRAKAYPSQLSGGMQQRVAIARAFGLEPDVLLMDEPFSALDEFTREAMRLHLLHLWQRMQTTVLFVTHSVREAVTLSDRVVVMSARPGRIHEVIDVDLPRPRDREVLADARLHEVEDRVRDSLQDAWDSGAKPADLVPA from the coding sequence ATGACGGCCACCGAGCTGCTGCCCCCGCACGTCCTGACCGACCCGGACCACATCGTCGTGCGCGGCGTGCACAAGACGTACCCCGGCGCCCCGATCCGGGTGCTCGACGACATCGACCTGGTCATCGCCCGCGGCTCGTTCGTCAGCCTCATCGGGCCCAGCGGGTGCGGCAAGTCCACGCTGCTGCGGGCGGTCGCCGGGCTGGAGCCGATCGACGGCGGCGAGCTGACGATCTTCGGCGCGACGCCGGAGGAGGCCTGCGGGTACAAGGCCGTCGGCCTGGTGCCGCAGACGCCCGCGCTGCTGCCGTGGCGCACGGTCGCGCAGAACGTGTCGCTGCCCGCCCGGGTCAACCGGCGCGCCGAGCACCGGCGGGCCGCCCGGTACGGCATGGGCGGACCCGCCCGCACCGCCGGCGGCGTCGGGACGGCCGAGCTGCTCGACCTCGTCGGCCTGGCAGACCGGGCCAAGGCGTACCCGAGCCAGCTCTCGGGCGGCATGCAGCAGCGGGTCGCGATCGCCCGGGCGTTCGGGCTCGAGCCCGACGTGCTGCTCATGGACGAGCCGTTCTCCGCGCTCGACGAGTTCACCCGGGAGGCCATGCGGCTGCACCTGCTGCACCTGTGGCAGCGCATGCAGACCACCGTGCTGTTCGTCACCCACTCGGTGCGCGAGGCCGTCACGCTCTCGGACCGGGTCGTCGTGATGTCGGCCCGCCCCGGGCGCATCCACGAGGTGATCGACGTGGACCTGCCGCGCCCGCGGGACCGCGAGGTGCTCGCCGACGCCCGGCTGCACGAGGTCGAGGACCGCGTGCGCGACAGCCTCCAGGACGCGTGGGACTCCGGCGCCAAGCCGGCCGACCTCGTGCCCGCCTGA
- a CDS encoding ABC transporter permease: MVVETSAAPRGRTSVRRAPAARGTAAAPRTAAAPARSARSTRTAAGRASALRPAVWLPTLVAVVLVGVGWQVVAAGNPYVLPDLRDVGTALVGDPLLFLQNAWTTLQIALLGLAYGFVAAFVLAVLVSESALLRRAIMPLASVLNVTPVVALAPGLVVAFGFGMTPKVIVTAIITFFPVLANVSTGLRSVPMPVLDVFRTLRASRLEVLTRLRVPSAMPYTLAALRVTLPLSVVGAVVAEFVAAGSSSGLGTLIKTSAANSQLPQMYAAVTCLALLGVLMLGVIAVLERRLLFWHESQQRPRS, translated from the coding sequence ATGGTCGTCGAGACCTCCGCCGCCCCGCGCGGCCGCACCTCCGTCCGCCGCGCGCCGGCGGCCCGTGGCACCGCAGCCGCACCCCGCACGGCCGCCGCGCCCGCCCGCAGCGCCCGCAGCACCCGCACGGCCGCCGGCCGGGCCTCCGCGCTGCGACCCGCGGTGTGGCTGCCCACGCTCGTCGCGGTCGTGCTCGTCGGCGTCGGCTGGCAGGTCGTCGCCGCGGGCAACCCGTACGTGCTGCCCGACCTGCGCGACGTCGGCACCGCGCTGGTCGGCGACCCGCTGCTGTTCCTGCAGAACGCGTGGACCACGCTGCAGATCGCGCTGCTCGGCCTGGCCTACGGGTTCGTGGCCGCGTTCGTGCTGGCCGTCCTGGTCAGCGAGTCCGCGCTGCTGCGCCGGGCGATCATGCCGCTGGCCAGCGTGCTCAACGTGACACCCGTGGTCGCCCTCGCCCCGGGGCTGGTCGTCGCGTTCGGCTTCGGGATGACGCCCAAGGTGATCGTCACCGCGATCATCACGTTCTTCCCCGTGCTGGCCAACGTGAGCACCGGGCTGCGGTCCGTGCCGATGCCCGTGCTCGACGTGTTCCGCACGCTGCGCGCCTCCCGCCTGGAGGTGCTGACCCGGCTGCGCGTCCCCAGCGCCATGCCGTACACGCTCGCCGCGCTGCGCGTCACCCTGCCGCTGTCGGTCGTCGGGGCGGTCGTCGCCGAGTTCGTCGCCGCCGGCTCGTCCTCCGGGCTCGGCACCCTCATCAAGACCTCCGCCGCCAACTCCCAGCTGCCGCAGATGTACGCCGCGGTCACCTGCCTGGCGCTGCTCGGCGTCCTCATGCTCGGCGTCATCGCCGTGCTCGAACGACGCCTCCTGTTCTGGCACGAGTCCCAGCAGCGCCCCCGCAGCTGA
- a CDS encoding NADPH-dependent FMN reductase, producing MGLPHPEPDAQGATVVLVGNPRPASRTATAALRVAQVLDPGTEPTLVDLATFGPAVLDPDATEVADAMAVVASARLLVVASPVYKGAATGLLKAFLDRYGPGGLAGVVAQPVMVGASPGHAFAVEATLRPVLVELGATCPVAGLYLQEQRLPALGTEDDPVVAWADAAAWPLLAALAARTPVVATV from the coding sequence ATGGGCCTGCCACACCCGGAACCCGATGCGCAGGGCGCGACCGTCGTCCTCGTCGGCAATCCCCGCCCCGCGTCCCGCACCGCCACCGCCGCGCTGCGCGTCGCGCAGGTGCTCGACCCGGGCACCGAGCCCACGCTGGTCGACCTGGCCACGTTCGGACCCGCGGTGCTCGACCCGGACGCCACCGAGGTGGCCGACGCGATGGCGGTCGTCGCCTCCGCCCGGCTGCTCGTCGTGGCCAGCCCGGTGTACAAGGGCGCCGCGACCGGGCTGCTCAAGGCGTTCCTCGACCGGTACGGGCCCGGCGGGCTCGCCGGCGTCGTCGCGCAGCCCGTGATGGTCGGCGCGAGCCCCGGGCACGCGTTCGCCGTCGAGGCCACGCTGCGACCGGTCCTCGTCGAGCTCGGGGCGACCTGCCCCGTCGCCGGCCTGTACCTGCAGGAGCAGCGGCTGCCCGCGCTCGGCACCGAGGACGACCCCGTCGTCGCCTGGGCCGACGCGGCCGCCTGGCCGCTGCTCGCGGCGCTCGCCGCCCGCACCCCGGTCGTCGCCACCGTCTGA
- a CDS encoding cysteine hydrolase family protein translates to MSEPLVGPGGLVAADGSAWALPGPVEQGAVVVIDVQRSFADPAFLPWVGAAGLEAVAAAVATTARLVAGAREQGVPVVWVALEQDPSEPWDTSLWLRRVPADAVWPGADEPCVAGTPGAQWFGVAPEPAETVVRKTRYSGFVGTTLATELQAAGVTWFVAAGLTTECCVGSTVWDGFQRGWRTVVASDATAAYDPDVHTTTLRVLAENAAVVATTDALLDAFAAARHAVAVPA, encoded by the coding sequence ATGAGCGAGCCGCTCGTGGGCCCGGGCGGGCTCGTCGCCGCGGACGGCTCCGCGTGGGCCCTGCCCGGACCGGTCGAGCAGGGTGCGGTCGTCGTCATCGACGTGCAGCGCAGCTTCGCCGACCCCGCCTTCCTTCCGTGGGTCGGTGCCGCCGGGCTCGAGGCGGTCGCCGCCGCCGTCGCCACGACCGCCCGGCTGGTCGCCGGGGCGCGCGAGCAGGGCGTGCCCGTCGTGTGGGTCGCGCTCGAGCAGGACCCGTCCGAGCCGTGGGACACGTCCCTGTGGCTGCGCAGGGTCCCCGCGGACGCGGTCTGGCCCGGTGCCGACGAGCCGTGCGTGGCCGGGACGCCTGGAGCGCAGTGGTTCGGCGTCGCACCCGAGCCCGCCGAGACCGTCGTGCGCAAGACCCGCTACTCGGGGTTCGTCGGCACGACGCTCGCCACCGAGCTGCAGGCCGCCGGCGTGACCTGGTTCGTCGCCGCGGGCCTGACCACCGAGTGCTGCGTCGGCTCGACCGTCTGGGACGGGTTCCAGCGCGGCTGGCGCACGGTCGTCGCCTCCGACGCGACCGCGGCCTACGACCCGGACGTGCACACCACCACGCTGCGGGTGCTCGCCGAGAACGCCGCGGTCGTCGCCACCACCGACGCGCTGCTCGACGCGTTCGCCGCCGCCCGTCACGCCGTGGCGGTGCCCGCATGA
- a CDS encoding LLM class flavin-dependent oxidoreductase, whose translation MTEYGIFLPIGNGGWIMSDTAPHPQATYDYNKKAAVLAEQHGFDFIMSMGKFRGYGGTTDHWGRTLESITLMSGLAEATERVKIWATIHTNLFNPAVAAKMYTTLQQISGGRAGMNIVVGAYADEFAQMGEWDTSRDHAARYRYTEEWVTALERLWTEDSVTMDGEFVHLTDCQSRPHPDTIPTLISAGRSPAGLDFQARHCDGSFLTADDLPGLRAASDDVKSRAIAEGRSIKTYSMVTVVLDETDAKAEARRKEYGRGADVEAIVNMKTSWGLPLDRALSMTAENPEDEAFQTAVVSGSPETVTERISELVDVTGVDGLMVIFPDYHADLPVFGEAVMPALRAGAPVAVTA comes from the coding sequence ATGACCGAGTACGGGATCTTCCTGCCGATCGGGAACGGTGGCTGGATCATGTCCGACACCGCACCGCACCCGCAGGCGACCTACGACTACAACAAGAAGGCGGCCGTCCTGGCCGAGCAGCACGGCTTCGACTTCATCATGTCGATGGGCAAGTTCCGCGGCTACGGCGGCACGACCGACCACTGGGGCCGGACCCTGGAGTCGATCACCCTGATGTCGGGGCTGGCCGAGGCGACCGAGCGGGTCAAGATCTGGGCGACGATCCACACCAACCTGTTCAACCCGGCCGTCGCCGCGAAGATGTACACGACGCTGCAGCAGATCAGCGGCGGTCGGGCCGGCATGAACATCGTCGTCGGCGCCTACGCGGACGAGTTCGCGCAGATGGGCGAGTGGGACACCAGCCGTGACCACGCGGCCCGCTACCGGTACACCGAGGAGTGGGTCACCGCCCTCGAACGGCTGTGGACCGAGGACTCGGTGACCATGGACGGCGAGTTCGTCCACCTGACCGACTGCCAGTCGCGCCCCCACCCGGACACGATCCCCACGCTCATCTCGGCGGGCCGCTCACCGGCCGGTCTGGACTTCCAGGCGCGGCACTGCGACGGGTCGTTCCTCACCGCCGACGACCTGCCCGGGTTGCGTGCGGCGTCCGACGACGTGAAGTCCCGGGCCATCGCCGAGGGCCGCAGCATCAAGACGTACTCGATGGTCACCGTCGTGCTCGACGAGACCGACGCCAAGGCCGAGGCCCGACGCAAGGAGTACGGGCGCGGCGCGGACGTCGAGGCGATCGTCAACATGAAGACGTCGTGGGGCCTGCCGCTGGACCGCGCGCTGTCGATGACCGCCGAGAACCCCGAGGACGAGGCGTTCCAGACGGCCGTCGTGTCCGGTTCCCCCGAGACCGTGACCGAGCGGATCAGCGAGCTGGTCGACGTCACCGGGGTCGACGGGCTCATGGTGATCTTCCCCGACTACCACGCGGACCTGCCGGTGTTCGGCGAGGCCGTCATGCCGGCCCTGCGCGCCGGCGCACCCGTGGCGGTGACGGCATGA
- a CDS encoding ABC transporter substrate-binding protein, protein MPTHTPFATRVSRAAGAPRTARSTRTARRLLDPRRSVPAAAGLASLLLLSACSSASEAADATQTGTASGSEISAERCEANRAAGTITYITGYQYQSSAGILEAVAAEKLGYFDDLCLDVQIQPGTGDTSANAQLVAAGTAQVTSLGNEAEVLKAVAGGVDITGVLTWAHVPIATLMTGTDITDLTQLEGKTLGHKGSLPAPLRAMLVEEGVDVDAITQVEVGYDPSVLPRGQVQALTGYKSNEPLLLEDMGEDVTLWNPEDYGVAGSFGALAVNPTFAATYPQAVSDYLRAVVHAFDYCTDNGAECVGYAAELGGSGYDVAHNEKVWATEAGLAASSTPEGSPLGFLDADLTAAEGQTLVDSGELTEVPAFADAFDPSYLEVIYDGAELQWPGE, encoded by the coding sequence ATGCCTACGCACACCCCGTTCGCCACCCGCGTCTCCCGTGCCGCCGGTGCCCCCCGCACCGCCCGGTCCACCCGCACGGCCCGTCGTCTGCTCGACCCTCGCCGGTCCGTCCCGGCGGCCGCCGGGCTCGCGAGCCTGCTGCTGCTCTCGGCGTGCTCGTCCGCCTCCGAGGCGGCCGACGCCACGCAGACGGGCACCGCCTCGGGCAGCGAGATCTCCGCCGAGCGATGCGAGGCCAACCGTGCCGCCGGGACGATCACCTACATCACGGGCTACCAGTACCAGTCGTCCGCAGGCATCCTCGAGGCTGTCGCCGCCGAGAAGCTCGGCTACTTCGACGACCTGTGCCTGGACGTGCAGATCCAGCCCGGCACGGGCGACACCTCCGCGAACGCCCAGCTCGTCGCCGCCGGCACCGCGCAGGTCACCTCGCTCGGCAACGAGGCCGAGGTGCTCAAGGCCGTCGCGGGCGGCGTCGACATCACCGGCGTCCTGACCTGGGCGCACGTGCCGATCGCGACGCTCATGACCGGCACCGACATCACCGACCTCACCCAGCTCGAGGGCAAGACGCTCGGCCACAAGGGCTCGCTGCCCGCACCGCTGCGCGCGATGCTCGTCGAGGAGGGCGTGGACGTCGACGCGATCACCCAGGTCGAGGTCGGCTACGACCCCTCGGTGCTGCCGCGCGGCCAGGTGCAGGCCCTGACCGGCTACAAGTCGAACGAGCCCCTGCTGCTCGAGGACATGGGCGAGGACGTCACGCTGTGGAACCCCGAGGACTACGGGGTCGCCGGTTCGTTCGGCGCGCTGGCGGTCAACCCGACGTTCGCCGCGACGTACCCGCAGGCCGTCTCGGACTACCTGCGGGCCGTGGTGCACGCGTTCGACTACTGCACCGACAACGGCGCCGAGTGCGTCGGGTACGCCGCCGAGCTCGGTGGCAGCGGGTACGACGTCGCGCACAACGAGAAGGTCTGGGCCACCGAGGCCGGGCTGGCCGCCTCCTCGACCCCCGAGGGCTCCCCGCTCGGCTTCCTCGACGCGGACCTGACCGCCGCCGAGGGCCAGACGCTCGTCGACTCCGGCGAGCTGACCGAGGTGCCCGCGTTCGCCGACGCGTTCGACCCGTCCTACCTCGAGGTGATCTACGACGGCGCCGAGCTGCAGTGGCCCGGTGAGTGA
- a CDS encoding flavin reductase family protein, whose protein sequence is MTLLDPAPATSRPTSLLEEPRAFRDGLSSMVTSVCVITTAVDGQRFGFTANSVTSVSMDPPLILVCLADTAECHDAFLATDCVAVNVLAEDQAHLSTVFATRGADKFAAAPFHDGLTGAPVLADATLTLEGRVHERTTAGDHTMVLVEVTAVARGERTPLTYQGRQFRRLLTTEE, encoded by the coding sequence ATGACTCTGCTCGATCCCGCACCGGCGACGAGCCGGCCGACCAGCCTCCTCGAGGAGCCACGCGCGTTCCGTGACGGGCTGTCCTCGATGGTCACCTCGGTCTGCGTCATCACGACCGCCGTCGACGGCCAGCGCTTCGGCTTCACCGCGAACTCGGTGACGTCGGTGTCGATGGACCCGCCGCTGATCCTCGTCTGCCTGGCCGACACCGCCGAGTGCCACGACGCGTTCCTGGCCACCGACTGCGTCGCCGTCAACGTGCTGGCCGAGGACCAGGCGCACCTGTCGACCGTGTTCGCCACCCGCGGCGCCGACAAGTTCGCCGCCGCACCGTTCCACGACGGCCTCACCGGGGCGCCCGTGCTCGCCGACGCGACGCTCACCCTCGAGGGCCGCGTGCACGAGAGGACCACGGCGGGCGACCACACGATGGTGCTCGTCGAGGTCACCGCGGTGGCCCGTGGCGAGCGCACGCCGCTGACCTACCAGGGCCGGCAGTTCCGCCGGCTGCTCACCACGGAGGAGTGA
- a CDS encoding tyrosine-type recombinase/integrase, translating to MSPTPIARERADGGTTYQVKWRIGGTRAGAWASESFTEERAARRFCLDVEDASMQWPTGWVKGVGYVTPDDTPPPPTLRAVAESHWAQQERRVRRGKVKPYTLQRDRRTVELHMTTLLDRGFTEIDDDDVADWIDDQLDAGVAPKSVRNRHGLLSSIMSHGAGRMKLRTDNPCTLSDLPEASARGRRQIRFFLHAEWALLRACLRDDVHLLVDTLLATGMRWGEVTALRVGDCQVQDGGHMVLHVQRAWSQRAKDDPSPVDTAADETRAWVLGPPKGGKIRFVAVDGPTATALAATIAGRDANEYVFRTRGGIPWRYPEFHENRWKLAGDDALSRGLSKQPTIHMLRHTFVVWALHDGAPIHIISEALGHSSIQITMDVYGGLVNLHDPTAARAMARQMLAVPTNLEQAPTQAEVTARPGRRASKRPTVTVEPA from the coding sequence ATGAGCCCCACCCCGATCGCCCGCGAGCGTGCTGATGGCGGCACGACGTACCAGGTGAAATGGCGCATCGGAGGTACCCGAGCTGGTGCTTGGGCGTCGGAGTCCTTCACGGAGGAGCGCGCCGCCCGGCGGTTCTGCCTCGACGTCGAGGACGCCTCGATGCAGTGGCCCACGGGCTGGGTCAAGGGCGTCGGGTACGTCACGCCGGACGACACCCCTCCCCCACCCACGCTCCGGGCCGTTGCCGAGTCGCACTGGGCCCAGCAGGAGCGACGGGTCCGCCGCGGGAAAGTGAAGCCGTACACATTGCAGCGTGACCGTCGCACGGTGGAGCTGCACATGACGACGCTGCTGGACCGCGGCTTCACCGAGATCGACGACGACGACGTCGCGGACTGGATCGACGACCAGCTCGATGCGGGCGTTGCCCCGAAGAGTGTCCGGAACCGACACGGGCTCCTCTCGTCCATCATGAGCCACGGTGCCGGCCGCATGAAGCTCCGGACGGACAACCCGTGCACGCTCAGCGACCTGCCCGAGGCGAGCGCCCGGGGCCGACGCCAGATCAGGTTCTTCCTCCATGCGGAGTGGGCGTTGCTGCGCGCGTGCCTCCGTGACGACGTCCACCTCCTCGTGGACACGCTCCTCGCGACCGGCATGCGCTGGGGTGAGGTCACCGCCCTGCGAGTCGGTGACTGCCAGGTGCAGGACGGCGGGCACATGGTCCTCCACGTGCAGCGTGCCTGGTCGCAGCGGGCCAAGGACGACCCTTCCCCTGTGGACACCGCCGCCGACGAAACCCGGGCTTGGGTGCTCGGCCCGCCGAAGGGCGGCAAGATCCGGTTCGTCGCCGTGGATGGCCCGACAGCAACCGCTCTCGCTGCGACGATCGCCGGGCGCGACGCGAACGAGTACGTGTTCCGGACCCGCGGCGGCATCCCCTGGCGGTACCCGGAGTTCCACGAGAACCGGTGGAAGCTCGCTGGCGATGACGCCCTTTCGCGAGGTCTGTCAAAGCAGCCGACCATCCACATGTTGCGCCACACGTTCGTGGTCTGGGCGCTCCACGACGGCGCGCCGATCCACATCATCAGTGAGGCACTGGGACACAGCAGCATCCAGATCACCATGGATGTTTACGGAGGTCTCGTGAACCTGCACGACCCGACAGCGGCCCGCGCGATGGCCCGTCAGATGCTGGCGGTGCCGACGAACCTCGAGCAGGCCCCGACGCAGGCCGAGGTCACGGCTCGGCCCGGCCGCCGCGCGAGTAAGCGCCCAACGGTGACGGTCGAGCCTGCCTAG
- a CDS encoding DUF6226 family protein, whose product MPYVRPPIPRQVFTAADGTSYEYGGRWSDRPPEATYSHDSHPERFAPLHDVADALVAHLLERYEVTRDDSAPFTLSCVGPAVRAVRLTPTMPDAAPLTLAWLRYPGIGVKAGAAYESVFPICGCDACDEPVESEADGLERLVLGVADGLFAESVTHDGITWSLTQPDGWAGGGSTPADVTESARVRRLLPAAGEAWRPWPARRRTRTAEF is encoded by the coding sequence GTGCCGTACGTCCGCCCGCCGATCCCGCGCCAGGTCTTCACGGCCGCCGACGGGACGTCGTACGAGTACGGCGGCCGGTGGTCCGACCGCCCACCCGAGGCGACGTACTCCCACGACTCGCACCCGGAACGGTTCGCCCCCCTGCACGACGTGGCCGACGCGCTGGTCGCGCACCTCCTCGAGCGGTACGAGGTGACGCGCGACGACTCAGCCCCCTTCACGCTCTCCTGCGTCGGCCCGGCGGTGCGCGCCGTGCGACTCACGCCGACGATGCCCGACGCGGCTCCGCTGACGCTCGCCTGGCTCCGATACCCCGGCATCGGCGTCAAGGCAGGTGCCGCCTATGAGTCCGTCTTCCCGATCTGCGGCTGCGACGCGTGCGACGAGCCCGTCGAGAGCGAGGCGGACGGGCTCGAGCGGCTCGTGCTCGGGGTCGCCGACGGACTGTTCGCCGAGTCGGTCACCCACGACGGCATCACCTGGAGCCTGACGCAGCCCGACGGCTGGGCAGGCGGTGGCTCGACCCCGGCCGACGTCACCGAGTCGGCTCGCGTCCGTCGGCTCCTGCCCGCCGCCGGTGAGGCGTGGCGACCGTGGCCCGCCCGTCGGCGGACCCGCACTGCCGAGTTCTGA